The Gemmatimonadales bacterium nucleotide sequence CCGGCAACGCGAACTTCAGCCTGGGCTCCGTCCTGCTCGGCAACATCGGGCCGAGCGCCATCTGGATCCTGCCGGCTCAGGGCGGCGCGCCGGTGCACGTCACCGACGGCGCCTCGCTAGACGTGAGTCCCACCTGGCTGCCCGACAGCCGCGGGCTCCTCTTCATCTCCAATCGCGACGGGCCGCGCGACGTCTACCGCGTCACCGTCACCTCGCACGGCGAGCCGGCCGGGTCCGCTGCGCGCGTCACCTTCGGACTCGGCGCGCACTCCATCAGTCTCGCCGCAGACGGACGCCGCCTTGCGTACTCCATCTTCACCACGCAGTCGAACATCTGGGCCGCCGCGATCCCGTCCGAGGGTGCGGCGTCGATGTCCGCGGCGCACCAGGTCACCATGGGGAATCAGCTGATCGAGTCGTTCTCGGTGAGCCCCGACGGCCGGTGGCTCTACTTCGACTCCAACCGGAACGGCAACCAGGACCTCTATCGCATGCCGGTCACCGGCGGCCAGCCCGAGCAGCTCACCAGCAATCCGGCCGACGAATTCTGGCCCGTCGCCTCGCCCGACGGGCGCGAGGTCGCGTTTCACGCGGTGCGGGCTGGCGGCCGGCGCGCCATCGTGGTGATGCCGGCGGGCGGCGGCCCCGAGCAGATCGCGGCGGCGGGGCGGTGGCAGAACCGCTACGCGCATTGGTCGCCGGACGGGCGCGCACTGTGCTTTTCGGAGACTGAGGCGCCGAACGGCCAGGGGGGCGTGTTCGTCGTGCGCCGAAACGCCGACGGATCGTGGGGTGAGCCGAAGAAGGTCTACGGCAAGACCGGCCCCGCGGCGTGGACGCGCGATGGCAAATGGCTCATTCTCTCGCCCGACAGTGGCACGCTTCCCGGCTCCGTCCACGCCATGCTCATCCCGGTCGACGGCGGGCCGGCGCAGCCGATTCGCACCGAGTTCGATTCGGCCGCGCTCGCCGTGCATGCCGGCACCTGGCCCGTGGGAAATGCGATCGGGCTGGAGCCGATCCTCCCGAACGGCATTCCGGGCCTCTGGGTGCTGCCGGAGGCCGGCGGCCGCGGCCGGATGATCATGCGATTCGACGATCCGGCGCGCGAGCCCTCGAGCCGCGGCTCGTGGGACTCGGACGGCAAGACCGCGTACGTCGTGGTCGAGGATCGCCAGAGCGACGTTTACGTCACCGACGTCAGCGCTCGCCCATCACCTTGACGATCACCCGCTTGCGGCGCTGCCCGTCCCACTCCCCGTAGAACACCCGCTGCCACGGTCCGAAATCGAGCTTGCCCGCCGTGATCGGCACGATCACCTCGTGCCCGATCGTGAGGCTCCGGAGGTGCGCCGCGGCGTTGTCCTCGCCGGTCTCGTTGTGGTGGTAGCGCGCGGGGTCCCACGGGGCGACGGTGTGCTCGAGCCAGTACAGGACGTCCTGCCACAGCCCCGACTCGTGGTCGTTGACGAACACCGACGCGCTGATGTGCATGGCCGAGACGAGCACCATCCCCTCGCGGATGCCGCTCGCGCGCACCTGCTCGGCCACCTGGTCGGTGATGTCGATGATCTCCTGGCGCTTCTTGGTCTCGAACCAGAGATAGTGGGTGTGGGTGGGCATGGCGCCTGGGCCCGTCGACGACGGGAGTTGATTGTCCGACGGGCCCGGCGCGATTATGCGATCAGTGGTACCGCCCGCCCCACCCCAGCGCCGCGATCAGCCAGATGATCGCGATGATCAGGATAATCCACAGGAAACAGCCGAGCCATCCCCATCCGGCGCCGACATCCGCTTCAGTCTCCGTGGTCGCGGTGCCCGGGGCCACGTCCGTGCGCCTCCGCCCCGGCGACCGCTGATACCAGGGGCCCCAGCCGCGATAACCCCACCCGTACCCGAGTGGAAAGATGAACAGGATGACCACGAAGAGAATCCACCACCACCACCACCCGCCGCCGTACCACCACATAGCCGCTCCTCCGATGGGTACAGCCTTCACGTTCGCAATCCGGCGGGTTGGCGCCGTGCGGAGGGTCACAATGGCAGGGCCGGCTCTGCGGAGGGAGATGCCGCAAGCGGAGACGTGACGACGCTGCGGGGGACAGCGCTAGCGCAACAGCTCCTCCAGCGCCACCGCCGCATCCGTCCGCTCGTCCCGGTACTTCACGATGATGGGCGCGTAGAGGCTCACGCCCAGTGCCTTGCCGGGGCCGCTCGTCACCGGCCGGGTGCCGGGCACCACCACTGCGCAGGACGGAATCTCGAGCGGCCGGTCGGCAGTACGGCGGTAGATCTTGTCGTGCACCAGGTCCACCACGGCGGTGCCCCCCGTGAGCAGCACGCCGGGTGCGAGCACCGCGCGCTCGCGCACCACCGTGCCCTCGTACACGCCGCAGTTGCCGCCCACCAGCACCTCGTCCTCGATGATCACGGGCAGCGCCCCCGCGGGCTCCAGCACGCCGCCGATCTGCGCCGCGGCCGAGAGGTGCACCCGGCGCCCGATCTGCGCGCAGCTCCCCACCAGCGCGTGGCTGTCGATGAGCGTGCCCTCGTCCACGTACGCACCGACGTTCACGTACATCGGCGGCATGCAGATGACGCCGGGGGCGACATAGCAGCCGTCGCGAATCGCCGAGCCGCCCGGCACGAGGCGCACGCCGTCATTCGGGCCGATGGCGCGAAGCGGATACGTGTCCTTGTCGTAGAAGGGAAAAGGGCCGCCGGTGGCCGCAGGCGCGAGCCGCCCGAGCCGGAAGCCGAGCAAAATGCCCTGCTTGACCCACGCGTTCGCCTGCCAGCGCCCGTCCGCGCCGCGCTCGGCCGCGCGCACCTCGCCGCGGTTGAGCGCGGCCTTGAGCGCGTCGAATGCCGCGCGGGCCTGCGGTTCCTCCCCCGGCGGCACGCCATCGGTGTAGCGCGCGAGCCGCGCGCGCAGCTCGTCGGCGCGCGGCTCGGTGCCGAGCGACCCGCCGCCGCGCACCGCCGCGCCGCGCTCAGACACCCTGCACGCCCGCCGTGCGGAGCGCGTCACGCAACGTGTCGCGCGTCGCGGCGCCCGCGGGCACCAGCGGCAGGCGCAGCACGTCCTCGATTTTCCCCATCATCGCGAGCGCCGCCTTTACCGGCCCTGGATTGGTCTCGGCGAAGTTGGCGTCGATGAGCGGCAGCAGTCGATCGAGGCACTGCCGCGCGGGCCCGAGCTTTCCGTCGAGCGCCCCGTGCACCATGGCGCGCATCGCGGCGGGCGCCTCGTTCGAGGTGACCGAAATGAGCCCGTCGCCGCCGGCCGCGACGATGGCGAAGGCGAGCCAGTCCTCGCCCGAGAGCACCGAAAATCCTTCGGGCCGGCCGCGGATCAGGTCCATCGCCTGGCGCAGGTCGCCGCTCGCCTCCTTGATGCCGAGGCAGTTGGGATGTGCCGCGAGCCGAAGCGCGGTTTCGGGCTTGAGGTTCACCGCCGTGCGGCCCGGCACGTTGTAGAGGCAGACCGGCCGGGTCGACGCGTCGAGCACCGCCATGAAGTGGCGGTAAAGACCTTCCTGTGTGGGCTTGTTGTAGTAGGGAGTGGCACTGAGGATGTGGCTGGCGCCGGTGGCGCACATGCGCCGCGTCTCGGCCACCGCTCTCGCGGTGTCGTTGTCGGTGGCGCCCGCCATCACCGGCACCCGGCCCGCCGCCACCTCGACCACCTTCGCCACGACGCGCTCGCGCTCGGCGTCGTCCATCGTCTGCGCTTCGCCGGTCGAGCCGCAGGGCACCAGGAAGTCGATCCCCTCGGCGATCTGCCACTCGGTGAGCCGCGCGAGCGCTGCGAAGTCCACCGCGCCGTCGCGGGTGAACGGCGTCACGATCGCGGTGCCGCAGCCCTGGAACGTCCCGCGCCCTCTGGCGCTGGTCATCGGTTATCTCCGAAAAGCATGTCCTCGAAGGTGAAGACGCCGCGCCGTCCCGGCAACCACTCCGCCGCGGCCACCGCGCCCTCGGCGAATCCCTCCCGGCTCCGCGCCGAGTGCGAGAGCCCGATCGTGTCGTGCGGGCCGTCGTAGGTGAGCGTGTGGGTGCCGGGGATGGCGCCGGCGCGGATCGACGTGATGGGGAACGCGCGCGCCGCGTCGGCCGACGTCGCGGCGTGCTGGAGCGCCAGCGCGGTGCCGCTCGGCGCGTCCACCTTCCGCGCATGGTGCGCCTCGACGATGAATCCGTCGTAATCCGCCCGGCCGGCGAAGCGGCGCGCCATCTCCGCCGCGGTCTTGAGGAACAGATGCACGCCGATCGAAAAGTTCGACGCGTAAAGCAGCGCGCCGCCCTTCCGCTCGACCAGCTTCGCGATGCGCGGCAGCTCGCCGTGCCAGCCCGTGGTGCCGGTCACCACCGGCACCCCCGCCTCGATGAGCCGCTCGATGTTCCCAACCGCCGCGGCGGGCGCCGTGAACTCCACCGCCACGTCCACGCCCTCGAGCCGCTCGCGGGTGAGCCCCGCGCCGCCCGCATTGTCGTCGATGTCGATGATCGCCCCGATCGTGTGCCCCCGCGCGGCGGCCGCCTGCGCCACCGCGCGGCCCATGCGCCCGTGCCCCACGATCGCGAGCGTCAACACGAGCCGAAGAACTCCCGGTGAAGCTGCCGCACCACCACGGGCCCGTCCTCTTCCTTCACCACGAACGTCATGTTGATCGCCGACGCGCCCTGCGAGATCACCTCGACGCAGGTTTCGCTCAGCGCACCGAACACCCGGCCCGCGAGCCCGGCGGTCTGCTTGAGCCCGATCCCTACCACCGCCACGATGGCGCGCCGCTCCTCCACCCAGACTTCGCCCAGGTCTTCCAGCTCGCGCACCAGCGCGTCGATGCTGTGCCCGCCCTCGATGGTAAGCGAGACGCTCACCTCGCTGCTCGCGAGCACGTCCACCACTACCTCGTGCCGCTCGAACACCTCGAACAGTTGCCGGAGAAATCCGTACGCGCCGAGCATGCGAGGCGCGCGGATGTTGACGACGGTGATGCCGCGCTTCCACGAGATCGAGCGGATCGGCGAGTCGCCCAGGCGCTCCAGCTCGGCGGCCGACTCGATCTTGGTGCCGGGCAGCTCGGGCCGGTGCGAGTTGAGCACGACGATCGGAATCCCCTCGCGCACGAGCGGCACCGCCGTCGCCGGGTGGAGCACCTTGGCGCCGAACGTCGCCAGCTCGGCCGCCTCCTCGTAGCTCGCCACCCGGAGCGTCCGCGCTGACGGGACGACGCGCGGGTCGGCCGTCATGAGGCCGTCGACGTCGGTCCAGATTTCGACCCGGCGCGCGTGCAGCGCCGCGCCGAGGAGCGCCGCGGTGAAGTCCGAGCCGCCGCGGCCGAGCGTCGTGGGGACGCCGTTGGCGGTGGCGCCGATGAATCCCTGCGTGATGGGGACGGCCCCGCCTTCCACCAGCGGACCCAGACACTCGCGCGCGCGGGTGGTGAAGAACTGCGCGTACGGCGTCGCGCGGCCGAAGCGGTCGTCGGTCACCATGATGGAGCGCACGTCGACCCACTCGGCGCGCACGCCGGCGCCCTCGAGCGCCGCGCCGATGAGCCGTGAGCTCCACAGCTCGCCACGCGAGGCGATCGCATCCAGCTCGCGCGGCAGCGCGCGGCGCCCCATCACGGCCTCGAGCTCGGCACCGAGCGCGTCGGCCTCCGCACGGATGTCGTCGAGCGCGGCCTCCGCGCCGGGCAGCGCGCGCGCCGTGTCCTCATGCCGCGCCACCAGCGCGGCCAGGCGCCCGCCCACACCGGCGTCGCGCCGCTCGGCCAGGCGCGCGAGGTCGAGCAATCCGTCCGTCACCCCCGCGAGCGCGGACACCACCAGCACCGGCCGCTCCGCCTCGCGCGCGCGAATGATGTCGATGAGCCGCCCGATCGCCTCCGCATGCTGCACCGAGGTGCCGCCGAACTTGCAGACGATCATGCGGACACGTACCCCTCAGCCACGAGCAGCTCGCCGATCTGTACCGCGGCGCCCGCCGCGCCGCGAATCGTGTTGTGGCTGAGCAGCGCCAGCCGAAGATCGAGCAGGGGACAGGGCCGAATGCGGCCCACCGTCACCGTCATTCCGTTGCCGCGCTCGAGGTCGAGCCGGGTCTGCGGCCGGTCGGGGCGGAGATCGACTTCCACCGGCACCGCGGGCGACGACGGCAGCCCGCGCACCGAGGGCGGCGCCGCGAACGCACGATACGCCGCGATGGCCTGC carries:
- a CDS encoding secondary thiamine-phosphate synthase enzyme YjbQ; translation: MPTHTHYLWFETKKRQEIIDITDQVAEQVRASGIREGMVLVSAMHISASVFVNDHESGLWQDVLYWLEHTVAPWDPARYHHNETGEDNAAAHLRSLTIGHEVIVPITAGKLDFGPWQRVFYGEWDGQRRKRVIVKVMGER
- a CDS encoding 2,3,4,5-tetrahydropyridine-2,6-dicarboxylate N-succinyltransferase; protein product: MSERGAAVRGGGSLGTEPRADELRARLARYTDGVPPGEEPQARAAFDALKAALNRGEVRAAERGADGRWQANAWVKQGILLGFRLGRLAPAATGGPFPFYDKDTYPLRAIGPNDGVRLVPGGSAIRDGCYVAPGVICMPPMYVNVGAYVDEGTLIDSHALVGSCAQIGRRVHLSAAAQIGGVLEPAGALPVIIEDEVLVGGNCGVYEGTVVRERAVLAPGVLLTGGTAVVDLVHDKIYRRTADRPLEIPSCAVVVPGTRPVTSGPGKALGVSLYAPIIVKYRDERTDAAVALEELLR
- the dapA gene encoding 4-hydroxy-tetrahydrodipicolinate synthase; translated protein: MTSARGRGTFQGCGTAIVTPFTRDGAVDFAALARLTEWQIAEGIDFLVPCGSTGEAQTMDDAERERVVAKVVEVAAGRVPVMAGATDNDTARAVAETRRMCATGASHILSATPYYNKPTQEGLYRHFMAVLDASTRPVCLYNVPGRTAVNLKPETALRLAAHPNCLGIKEASGDLRQAMDLIRGRPEGFSVLSGEDWLAFAIVAAGGDGLISVTSNEAPAAMRAMVHGALDGKLGPARQCLDRLLPLIDANFAETNPGPVKAALAMMGKIEDVLRLPLVPAGAATRDTLRDALRTAGVQGV
- a CDS encoding dihydrodipicolinate reductase C-terminal domain-containing protein; this translates as MLTLAIVGHGRMGRAVAQAAAARGHTIGAIIDIDDNAGGAGLTRERLEGVDVAVEFTAPAAAVGNIERLIEAGVPVVTGTTGWHGELPRIAKLVERKGGALLYASNFSIGVHLFLKTAAEMARRFAGRADYDGFIVEAHHARKVDAPSGTALALQHAATSADAARAFPITSIRAGAIPGTHTLTYDGPHDTIGLSHSARSREGFAEGAVAAAEWLPGRRGVFTFEDMLFGDNR
- the lysC gene encoding lysine-sensitive aspartokinase 3, producing the protein MIVCKFGGTSVQHAEAIGRLIDIIRAREAERPVLVVSALAGVTDGLLDLARLAERRDAGVGGRLAALVARHEDTARALPGAEAALDDIRAEADALGAELEAVMGRRALPRELDAIASRGELWSSRLIGAALEGAGVRAEWVDVRSIMVTDDRFGRATPYAQFFTTRARECLGPLVEGGAVPITQGFIGATANGVPTTLGRGGSDFTAALLGAALHARRVEIWTDVDGLMTADPRVVPSARTLRVASYEEAAELATFGAKVLHPATAVPLVREGIPIVVLNSHRPELPGTKIESAAELERLGDSPIRSISWKRGITVVNIRAPRMLGAYGFLRQLFEVFERHEVVVDVLASSEVSVSLTIEGGHSIDALVRELEDLGEVWVEERRAIVAVVGIGLKQTAGLAGRVFGALSETCVEVISQGASAINMTFVVKEEDGPVVVRQLHREFFGSC